A single genomic interval of Mangifera indica cultivar Alphonso chromosome 5, CATAS_Mindica_2.1, whole genome shotgun sequence harbors:
- the LOC123217376 gene encoding glutamate--glyoxylate aminotransferase 2 encodes MAPKALDYESLNEDVKRVQYAVRGELYLRASELQKEGKKIIFTNVGNPHALGQRPLTFPRQVVALCQAPFLLDDPNVGLLFPADAIAKAKHYLSMTTGGLGAYSDSRGLPGIRKEVAEFIGRRDGYPSDPELIFLTDGASKGVMQILNCIIRGAGDGVLVPVPQYPLYSATISLFGGSLVPYFLEETANWGLDVNDLRQSVAQARSRGITVRAMVIINPGNPTGQCLSVTNLREIIHFCYQENLVLLGDEVYQQNIYQDERPFISSRKVLMDMGLPFSKEVQLVSFHTVSKGYWGECGQRGGYFEMTNIPPKTVDEIYKIASISLSPNVPAQIFMGLMVNPPKPGDISYDQFVRESKGILESLRRRARMMTDGFNSCRNVVCNFTEGAMYSFPQIRLPPKAIEAAKQAGKVPDVFYCLKLLEATGISTVPGSGFGQKEGVFHLRTTILPTEKDMPEIMASFKKFNDKFMEQYEDFMGCSRM; translated from the exons ATGGCGCCAAAAGCATTAGACTATGAATCATTGAACGAAGATGTGAAAAGGGTTCAATATGCTGTTAGAGGCGAATTGTATCTTCGAGCATCTGAGCTTCAGAAGGAAGGGAAGAAG ATTATTTTTACAAATGTTGGCAATCCTCATGCACTAGGACAGAGGCCATTGACTTTTCCTCGGCAG GTGGTTGCTCTTTGCCAGGCTCCATTTTTACTAGATGATCCAAATGTAGGATTGCTTTTCCCTGCAGATGCAATTGCAAAAGCTAAACATTATCTTTCAATGACTACAGGGGGTCTAG GTGCTTATAGCGATTCTAGAGGTCTTCCTGGAATAAGGAAGGAGGTAGCCGAGTTCATTGGAAGGCGTGATGGTTATCCAAG TGACCCAGAACTCATATTTCTGACTGATGGTGCAAGCAAGGGAGTGATGCAgattttaaattgtattatCCGTGGGGCAGGGGATGGG GTTCTGGTTCCAGTTCCACAGTACCCATTATACTCGGCTACAATTTCTCTATTTGGTGGTTCTCTTGTTCCTTATTTTCTAGAGGAGACAGCAAATTGGGGACTTGATGTTAATGATCTTCGCCAGTCAGTTGCACAAGCTCGTTCTAGAGGAATCACT GTGAGAGCAATGGTTATTATTAATCCTGGCAACCCAACTGGCCAGTGTCTTAGTGTAACTAATCTAAGAGAAATTATTCATTTCTGTTACCAAGAAAACTTAGTCTTACTTGGAGATGAGGTTTATCAGCAGAATATTTACCAGGACGAGCGCCCCTTCATCAGTTCTAGGAAG GTACTGATGGATATGGGGCTGCCCTTCAGCAAAGAGGTTCAACTCGTTTCCTTCCACACTGTTTCCAAAGGGTATTGGGGTGAATGTGGGCAACGAGGTGGATATTTTGAGATGACCAATATTCCTCCTAAG aCAGTTGATGAGATCTATAAGATTGCATCAATATCACTGAGTCCGAATGTCCCAGCACAGATATTT ATGGGATTAATGGTCAACCCACCCAAGCCTGGAGATATTTCATATGATCAGTTTGTTAGGGAAAG TAAAGGGATCCTTGAATCACTGAGGAGGAGAGCAAGGATGATGACTGATGGATTCAACAGCTGCAGAAATGTCGTTTGCAATTTCACAGAAG GTGCAATGTATTCATTCCCTCAAATACGCCTGCCTCCAAAAGCAATAGAGGCTGCCAAACAAGCGGGGAAAGTTCCTGATGTTTTCTACTGTCTCAAGCTTTTGGAAGCCACTGGCATCTCCACTGTACCTGGTTCAGGGTTTGGCCAGAAAGAAGG GGTCTTCCACCTGAGGACAACCATCTTACCAACTGAGAAAGACATGCCTGAAATCATGGCCAGTTTCAAGAAGTTCAACGACAAGTTCATGGAGCAGTATGAAGACTTTATGGGCTGTTCAAGAATGTGA
- the LOC123215260 gene encoding ribose-phosphate pyrophosphokinase 3, chloroplastic isoform X2 has protein sequence MEAHAFFFHKPYSPLFTKLRNPYLVSLNSELQTVRCRCRCQCQIKSFDNNHQPHNKWSFEFLRETEPVHVIQTSNSTVSMAAASASESASKAVKKVFLFFCPETKALAERIAAQSDAIELRTINWRKFEDGFPNLFIPNAHGIRGQHVAFLAAFSSPGKIFEQLSVIYALPKLFISSFTLVLPFFPTGTSERMEDEGDVATAFTLARILSNIPTSRGGPTSLVTFDIHALQERFYFGDNILPCFESGIPLLKNRLQQLPDSDNISIAFPDDGAWKRFHKQLQHFPMIVCNKVREGDQRIVRIKEGDPRGRHVVIVDDLVQSGGTLIECQDYLIGSQTIIHSLLLQLMFRKQKELQFH, from the exons ATGGAGGCCCACGCCTTTTTCTTCCATAAGCCTTACTCTCCTCTTTTTACTAAACTCCGCAATCCATACCTTGTTAGCCTAAACAGTGAACTCCAAACCGTTAGGTGTCGGTGTCGGTGTCAGTGTCAGATCAAGAGCTTCGACAATAATCATCAACCTCATAACAAATGGAGCTTTGAGTTTCTGCGCGAGACGGAACCTGTCCATGTTATTCAAACCTCCAACTCTACCGTCTCAATGGCCGCCGCTTCTGCTTCCGAATCTGCTTCAAAGGCTGTGAAGAAggtcttccttttcttttgtcCCGAAACTAAGGCTCTTGCCGAGAGAATTGCTGCGCAGTCCGATGCGATTGAGTTACGGACCATCAACTGGag GAAATTTGAAGAtggatttcccaacttatttatACCCAATGCACATGGCATTCGGGGGCAACATGTAGCTTTTCTAGCAGCATTTAGTTCTCCTGGAAAAATCTTTGAGCAGCTGTCGGTTATTTATGCATTGCCAAAGCTGTTCATTTCTTCGTTCACACTTGTGCTTCCCTTCTTCCCTACTGGCACTTCTGAACGGATGGAGGATGAGGGAGATGTTGCAACAGCTTTTACTCTAGCTAGAATCTTGTCAAACATACCCACTTCAAGGGGAGGACCTACAAGCTTAGTCACATTTGACATACATGCATTGCAg GAGAGGTTCTACTTTGGTGACAATATTTTACCCTGCTTTGAGAGTGGCATACCTTTGCTAAAAAATAGGCTCCAACAGCTCCCTGATTCGGATAAT ATATCCATTGCTTTTCCTGATGATGGTGCCTGGAAACGATTTCATAAGCAGCTGCAGCATTTCCCAATG ATTGTTTGTAATAAAGTTCGGGAAGGCGACCAAAGAATTGTACGCATCAAGGAAGGAGACCCTCGAGGAAGGCATGTTGTGATTGTTGATGATTTGGTTCAATCAGGTGGCACTCTCATTGAATGTCAG GACTACTTAATAGGGAGCCAAACCATCATTCACTCATTATTACTGCAACTTATGTTTAGAAAACAGAAAGAACTACAGTTTCACTAA
- the LOC123215260 gene encoding ribose-phosphate pyrophosphokinase 4 isoform X1: MEAHAFFFHKPYSPLFTKLRNPYLVSLNSELQTVRCRCRCQCQIKSFDNNHQPHNKWSFEFLRETEPVHVIQTSNSTVSMAAASASESASKAVKKVFLFFCPETKALAERIAAQSDAIELRTINWRKFEDGFPNLFIPNAHGIRGQHVAFLAAFSSPGKIFEQLSVIYALPKLFISSFTLVLPFFPTGTSERMEDEGDVATAFTLARILSNIPTSRGGPTSLVTFDIHALQERFYFGDNILPCFESGIPLLKNRLQQLPDSDNISIAFPDDGAWKRFHKQLQHFPMIVCNKVREGDQRIVRIKEGDPRGRHVVIVDDLVQSGGTLIECQKVLAAHGAAKISAYVTHGIFPNSSWQRFKPDNGGHPELGLTYFWMTDSCPVTVREVINKAPFEVLSLARSIAAALQI, from the exons ATGGAGGCCCACGCCTTTTTCTTCCATAAGCCTTACTCTCCTCTTTTTACTAAACTCCGCAATCCATACCTTGTTAGCCTAAACAGTGAACTCCAAACCGTTAGGTGTCGGTGTCGGTGTCAGTGTCAGATCAAGAGCTTCGACAATAATCATCAACCTCATAACAAATGGAGCTTTGAGTTTCTGCGCGAGACGGAACCTGTCCATGTTATTCAAACCTCCAACTCTACCGTCTCAATGGCCGCCGCTTCTGCTTCCGAATCTGCTTCAAAGGCTGTGAAGAAggtcttccttttcttttgtcCCGAAACTAAGGCTCTTGCCGAGAGAATTGCTGCGCAGTCCGATGCGATTGAGTTACGGACCATCAACTGGag GAAATTTGAAGAtggatttcccaacttatttatACCCAATGCACATGGCATTCGGGGGCAACATGTAGCTTTTCTAGCAGCATTTAGTTCTCCTGGAAAAATCTTTGAGCAGCTGTCGGTTATTTATGCATTGCCAAAGCTGTTCATTTCTTCGTTCACACTTGTGCTTCCCTTCTTCCCTACTGGCACTTCTGAACGGATGGAGGATGAGGGAGATGTTGCAACAGCTTTTACTCTAGCTAGAATCTTGTCAAACATACCCACTTCAAGGGGAGGACCTACAAGCTTAGTCACATTTGACATACATGCATTGCAg GAGAGGTTCTACTTTGGTGACAATATTTTACCCTGCTTTGAGAGTGGCATACCTTTGCTAAAAAATAGGCTCCAACAGCTCCCTGATTCGGATAAT ATATCCATTGCTTTTCCTGATGATGGTGCCTGGAAACGATTTCATAAGCAGCTGCAGCATTTCCCAATG ATTGTTTGTAATAAAGTTCGGGAAGGCGACCAAAGAATTGTACGCATCAAGGAAGGAGACCCTCGAGGAAGGCATGTTGTGATTGTTGATGATTTGGTTCAATCAGGTGGCACTCTCATTGAATGTCAG AAAGTGTTAGCAGCCCATGGAGCAGCAAAAATTAGTGCATATGTAACACATGGGATTTTTCCTAACAGTTCGTGGCAACGATTTAAACCTGATAATGGAG GGCATCCTGAGCTTGGGCTCACCTACTTCTGGATGACAGATTCCTGCCCAGTGACAGTGAGGGAAGTGATTAACAAAGCACCTTTTGAAGTTTTGAGTCTTGCTCGTTCCATCGCAGCTGCACTTCAGATATGA
- the LOC123216295 gene encoding cyclin-dependent protein kinase inhibitor SMR6-like, with translation MGLSGNPQVDGGIEAEGKSWLIAGISLRAPLKPIHTRYVEKEQGNNGDDDGCSTTPTSHEARIPAKLPCPPAPRKRKSTLKCNYSGVREFFTPPDLETVFKRHVERAN, from the coding sequence ATGGGGTTATCTGGGAATCCACAAGTTGATGGCGGGATAGAAGCGGAAGGCAAAAGTTGGCTTATTGCTGGGATTTCTTTACGGGCTCCTCTGAAGCCGATACACACGAGGTATGTAGAGAAAGAACAGGGTAataatggtgatgatgatgggTGTTCGACGACTCCTACAAGTCACGAAGCGAGAATACCGGCGAAGTTGCCGTGTCCACCTGCTCCGAGGAAGAGAAAGTCTACTTTGAAGTGTAATTATAGTGGTGTTAGGGAGTTCTTTACTCCTCCAGATTTGGAAACTGTTTTTAAACGCCATGTTGAAAGGGCCAATTGA
- the LOC123216297 gene encoding copper methylamine oxidase-like isoform X2 — MATTQEKTTPHSFIDTTTSIDHKSTEIVHDWKVSGSDPLRDRVRERESLATMIRPVESLPDPPPTNTNSSTKGILTMVRAQTSHPLDPLSAAEISVAVATVRAAGPTPEVRDSMRFVEVVLMEPDKHVVALADAYFFPPFQPSLLPRTKGGPVIPTKLPPRRARLVVYNKSSNETSIWIVELSQVHATTRGGHHRGKAVSSKVVPNVQPPMDAEEYAECEAVVKGFPPFREAMKRRGIEDMDLVMVDPWCAGYHSEADAPSRRLAKPLIFCRTESDCPMENGYARPVDGIHVLVDMQNMVVIEFEDRKLVPLPPADPLRNYTAGETRGGVDRSDVKPLQIIQPEGPSFRVNGHYVEWQKWNFRIGFTPREGLVIHSVAYVDGSRGRRPVAHRLSFVEMVVPYGDPNDPHYRKNAFDAGEDGLGRNAHSLKKGCDCLGYIKYFDAHFTNFTGGVETIENCVCLHEEDHGILWKHQDWRTGLAEVRRSRRLTVSFICTVANYEYGFFWHFYQDGKVEAEVKLTGILSLGALQPGEVRKYGTTIAPGLYAPVHQHFFVARMDMAVDCKPGEAFNQIRNTRNVNRTGQLTGYKLVPGSNCLPLAGSEAKFLRRAAFLKHNLWVTPYAHDEMYPGGEFPNQNPRVGEGLATWVKQNRSLEETDIVLWYVFGVTHIPRLEDWPVMPVDRIGFMLMPHGFFNCSPAVDVPPSASDLDIKDSNGISEKPIQNALLAKL, encoded by the exons ATGGCCACAACTCAGGAAAAGACGACGCCTCATAGTTTCATTGATACCACCACAAGCATCGACCATAAATCTACTGAAATCGTTCATGATTGGAAAGTTTCAGGATCCGATCCATTAAGGGATCGGGTCCGAGAACGAGAGTCTCTGGCGACCATGATTCGACCTGTTGAATCTCTCCCTGATCCTCCTCCGACTAACACTAATTCCTCAACCAAAg GTATTTTAACCATGGTGAGAGCTCAAACCAGCCATCCTTTGGATCCCTTATCCGCTGCCGAGATCTCTGTGGCAGTTGCAACTGTTAGGGCTGCTGGACCAACCCCTGAG GTGAGAGATAGCATGCGTTTTGTGGAAGTGGTTCTCATGGAGCCAGATAAACATGTTGTTGCATTGGCAGATGCATACTTCTTCCCCCCTTTCCAGCCATCATTACTTCCCAGAACAAAAGGTGGGCCTGTGATTCCTACTAAACTTCCTCCAAGGCGTGCAAGACTTGTTGTTTACAACAAAAGCTCAAACGAGACAAGCATATGGATCGTTGAGCTATCACAAGTTCATGCTACCACTAGAGGCGGGCACCATAGGGGCAAGGCCGTTTCATCAAAAGTTGTTCCAAATGTCCAACCTCCAATG GATGCTGAGGAATATGCTGAATGTGAAGCCGTTGTCAAGGGCTTTCCTCCATTTCGGGAGGCAATGAAGAGGAGGGGTATTGAGGACATGGATCTTGTTATGGTGGATCCCTG GTGTGCAGGATATCACAGTGAAGCCGATGCTCCTAGTCGCAGACTTGCTAAACCACTCATTTTCTGCAGAACTGAGAGTGACTGTCCCATGGAAAATGGTTATGCTCGTCCAGTTGATGGAATTCATGTACTTGTTGATATGCAAAATATGGTGGTAATTGAGTTTGAAGACCGTAAACTTGTTCCTCTACCACCAGCTGATCCATTAAGAAACTATACTGCTGGTGAAACACGTGGAGGTGTTGATCGAAGTGATGTGAAACCCCTTCAGATTATTCAGCCTGAAGGTCCAAGCTTTCGTGTTAATGGACATTATGTTGAATGGCAGAAG TGGAACTTTCGTATTGGTTTTACTCCTAGGGAGGGTTTAGTGATCCATTCTGTCGCATATGTGGACGGTAGTCGAGGTCGGAGGCCCGTTGCCCACAGATTAAGTTTTGTTGAGATGGTGGTCCCTTATGGAGATCCAAATGATCCACATTACAGAAAAAATGCATTTGATGCAGGGGAAGATGGGCTGGGTAGAAATGCACATTCTCTTAAGAAG GGGTGCGATTGTTTGGGTTACATCAAGTACTTTGATGCACACTTTACAAATTTCACTGGAGGTGttgaaacaattgaaaattgtgTATGTTTGCATGAAGAGGACCATGGTATCTTATGGAAGCATCAAGACTGGAGAACAGGTTTAGCAGAAGTTCGCAGGTCTAGAAGGCTAACAGTGTCATTTATATGTACTGTGGCAAACTATGAGTATGGGTTTTTCTGGCATTTTTATCAG GATGGGAAAGTTGAAGCTGAGGTTAAACTTACTGGAATTCTCAGCTTAGGGGCACTTCAACCTGGGGAAGTAAGGAAATATGGCACAACTATTGCACCCGGGTTATATGCCCCTGTTCATCAACATTTTTTTGTGGCCCGCATGGATATGGCAGTTGATTGTAAGCCTGGGGAAGCATTTAATCAG ATAAGAAACACAAGAAATGTCAACCGAACTGGGCAGTTAACTGGATATAAACTAGTACCTGGTTCAAACTGTTTACCATTAGCTGGTTCTGAGGCCAAATTTCTGAGAAGAGCAGCTTTCTTGAAGCATAATCTTTGGGTCACTCCTTATGCACATGATGAAATGTATCCTGGGGGAGAGTTTCCTAATCAAAATCCACGAGTTGGGGAAGGATTGGCTACTTGGGTTAAGCAAAATCGATCACTGGAAGAAACTGATATAGTTCTATG GTATGTATTTGGAGTGACTCACATTCCTCGACTGGAGGACTGGCCTGTAATGCCAGTGGATCGCATTGGTTTTATGCTCATG CCACATGGGTTCTTCAATTGCTCACCTGCAGTAGATGTTCCTCCCAGTGCTAGCGATTTGGATATCAAAGACAGCAATGGAATAAGTGAGAAGCCTATCCAGAATGCTCTGCTCGCCAAGCTCTGA
- the LOC123216296 gene encoding uncharacterized protein LOC123216296, with protein MASLVEEKKIQEELSAIIIWAERVRLAVDEAESFKADCQEVGRHVDWLLQMLRTVVRFASSSQALYDRPIRRVIADVSRHIERALILVRKCKRRSVLRRVVAIVTAADFRKLLILLEASVGDMRWLLSIFDTENGGASGGIVLTLPPIASNDPILSWVWSYIAAIHMGQLSDRIEAANELASLAEDNDRNKKIIVEEGGVPPLLTLLKETASWEAQIASATALYNLANDQERVRVIVNELGVPLIVNVLNESLMKVQIQVASLVARMAEYDNVAQDDFARENVIRPLVTNLSLETFVDDQSTNLGKQSFHSIVQINKELAKNTMVGSKSSRLYTDLYSEASSSRSGQSRKERENEKPEVKIKLKIACAEALWMLAKGSVSNSRRITETKGLLCLAKLVEKEHGELQYNCLMTIMEIAAAAERNADLRRSAFKTNSPAAKAVVDQLFRVIKDLDPTLQIPAIRSIGSLARTFPARETRVLGPLVDQLSNKNPEVATEAAIALQKFASPENFLCVEHSKAIIEFNGVPPLMKLLRGNDRTQLHGLVLLCYLALHAGNSEALEQARLLSTLEGADRTVVAQHPDLKDLVAKAINHLNLYHPGVHSQRLAYGPL; from the coding sequence ATGGCTTCCTTagtagaagagaagaaaattcagGAAGAGTTATCGGCAATTATAATTTGGGCGGAGCGAGTTCGTTTAGCGGTTGATGAGGCGGAGTCCTTCAAAGCCGACTGTCAAGAAGTAGGTAGGCACGTGGATTGGCTCTTACAAATGCTCCGGACCGTGGTCCGGTTCGCCAGCTCATCTCAGGCACTCTATGACCGACCGATTCGCCGCGTAATTGCCGACGTGTCGAGACACATAGAGCGTGCCCTAATTCTGGTCCGGAAGTGCAAGCGTCGGAGCGTTCTACGACGTGTCGTCGCAATTGTAACCGCCGCTGACTTTCGCAAGCTCTTAATCCTGCTAGAAGCCTCAGTCGGCGACATGAGATGGCTTTTGAGTATCTTTGACACTGAAAACGGCGGCGCTTCGGGCGGTATAGTTCTTACTTTGCCACCTATAGCTAGTAATGACCCGATTTTATCTTGGGTTTGGTCTTATATTGCTGCTATACATATGGGCCAATTAAGTGATCGTATTGAAGCCGCTAATGAATTGGCTTCGCTGGCTGAAGATAACGATCgtaacaagaaaattattgttgaaGAGGGCGGAGTCCCTCCTTTACTTACACTTTTAAAAGAAACAGCGTCGTGGGAGGCGCAAATAGCGTCTGCCACGGCGCTTTATAATTTAGCAAACGATCAAGAAAGAGTTAGGGTCATAGTGAATGAGCTTGGGGTTCCACTAATAGTGAATGTTTTAAATGAGTCTTTGATGAAAGTTCAGATTCAGGTGGCTAGTTTGGTGGCCAGAATGGCGGAGTATGATAATGTGGCGCAGGATGATTTTGCAAGGGAGAATGTTATTAGGCCACTTGTGACGAATTTATCTCTCGAAACATTTGTTGATGATCAAAGCACTAATTTGGGTAAGCAGAGTTTTCATTCAATTGTGCAGATCAATAAAGAATTGGCGAAGAACACAATGGTCGGTTCGAAGAGTTCTCGTCTTTACACGGATTTGTATAGTGAAGCTAGTAGTAGTAGATCAGGGCAGAGTAGGAAAGAGAGGGAGAATGAGAAACCGGAGGTgaaaattaagttgaaaatCGCTTGCGCTGAGGCCTTGTGGATGCTTGCAAAGGGGAGTGTGTCAAATAGTAGGAGAATAACGGAAACAAAAGGGTTGCTCTGTTTGGCAAAATTGGTTGAAAAGGAACATGGTGAATTGCAGTACAATTGTTTGATGACAATAATGGAGATAGCTGCTGCTGCTGAACGAAATGCTGATCTTAGACGCTCTGCTTTTAAGACTAACTCTCCTGCTGCTAAAGCTGTTGTGGATCAGCTCTTTAGGGTGATAAAAGATTTAGACCCAACATTGCAAATTCCTGCTATTAGATCAATTGGTTCATTGGCCCGGACTTTTCCAGCTAGAGAAACCAGAGTACTTGGTCCTTTAGTGGATCAACTCAGTAATAAGAATCCAGAAGTGGCAACTGAAGCGGCTATTGCATTGCAGAAGTTTGCAAGTCCTGAGAATTTTCTCTGTGTGGAGCATTCAAAAGCAATTATTGAGTTCAATGGTGTTCCACCTTTGATGAAACTTCTAAGGGGTAATGATCGGACACAGTTGCATGGATTGGTTCTGCTCTGTTACCTTGCTTTGCATGCTGGCAATAGTGAGGCTTTGGAACAAGCTAGGCTGTTGTCCACCCTCGAAGGGGCTGACCGTACGGTGGTTGCACAACATCCTGATTTAAAAGATCTGGTGGCAAAGGCGATAAACCACCTAAATCTGTATCATCCTGGAGTTCATTCTCAGAGACTGGCATATGGGcctttataa
- the LOC123216297 gene encoding copper methylamine oxidase-like isoform X1, producing the protein MATTQEKTTPHSFIDTTTSIDHKSTEIVHDWKVSGSDPLRDRVRERESLATMIRPVESLPDPPPTNTNSSTKGILTMVRAQTSHPLDPLSAAEISVAVATVRAAGPTPEVRDSMRFVEVVLMEPDKHVVALADAYFFPPFQPSLLPRTKGGPVIPTKLPPRRARLVVYNKSSNETSIWIVELSQVHATTRGGHHRGKAVSSKVVPNVQPPMDAEEYAECEAVVKGFPPFREAMKRRGIEDMDLVMVDPWCAGYHSEADAPSRRLAKPLIFCRTESDCPMENGYARPVDGIHVLVDMQNMVVIEFEDRKLVPLPPADPLRNYTAGETRGGVDRSDVKPLQIIQPEGPSFRVNGHYVEWQKWNFRIGFTPREGLVIHSVAYVDGSRGRRPVAHRLSFVEMVVPYGDPNDPHYRKNAFDAGEDGLGRNAHSLKKGCDCLGYIKYFDAHFTNFTGGVETIENCVCLHEEDHGILWKHQDWRTGLAEVRRSRRLTVSFICTVANYEYGFFWHFYQDGKVEAEVKLTGILSLGALQPGEVRKYGTTIAPGLYAPVHQHFFVARMDMAVDCKPGEAFNQVVEVNVKVEEAGKNNVHNNAFYAEEELLRSELQAMRDCNPLTARHWIIRNTRNVNRTGQLTGYKLVPGSNCLPLAGSEAKFLRRAAFLKHNLWVTPYAHDEMYPGGEFPNQNPRVGEGLATWVKQNRSLEETDIVLWYVFGVTHIPRLEDWPVMPVDRIGFMLMPHGFFNCSPAVDVPPSASDLDIKDSNGISEKPIQNALLAKL; encoded by the exons ATGGCCACAACTCAGGAAAAGACGACGCCTCATAGTTTCATTGATACCACCACAAGCATCGACCATAAATCTACTGAAATCGTTCATGATTGGAAAGTTTCAGGATCCGATCCATTAAGGGATCGGGTCCGAGAACGAGAGTCTCTGGCGACCATGATTCGACCTGTTGAATCTCTCCCTGATCCTCCTCCGACTAACACTAATTCCTCAACCAAAg GTATTTTAACCATGGTGAGAGCTCAAACCAGCCATCCTTTGGATCCCTTATCCGCTGCCGAGATCTCTGTGGCAGTTGCAACTGTTAGGGCTGCTGGACCAACCCCTGAG GTGAGAGATAGCATGCGTTTTGTGGAAGTGGTTCTCATGGAGCCAGATAAACATGTTGTTGCATTGGCAGATGCATACTTCTTCCCCCCTTTCCAGCCATCATTACTTCCCAGAACAAAAGGTGGGCCTGTGATTCCTACTAAACTTCCTCCAAGGCGTGCAAGACTTGTTGTTTACAACAAAAGCTCAAACGAGACAAGCATATGGATCGTTGAGCTATCACAAGTTCATGCTACCACTAGAGGCGGGCACCATAGGGGCAAGGCCGTTTCATCAAAAGTTGTTCCAAATGTCCAACCTCCAATG GATGCTGAGGAATATGCTGAATGTGAAGCCGTTGTCAAGGGCTTTCCTCCATTTCGGGAGGCAATGAAGAGGAGGGGTATTGAGGACATGGATCTTGTTATGGTGGATCCCTG GTGTGCAGGATATCACAGTGAAGCCGATGCTCCTAGTCGCAGACTTGCTAAACCACTCATTTTCTGCAGAACTGAGAGTGACTGTCCCATGGAAAATGGTTATGCTCGTCCAGTTGATGGAATTCATGTACTTGTTGATATGCAAAATATGGTGGTAATTGAGTTTGAAGACCGTAAACTTGTTCCTCTACCACCAGCTGATCCATTAAGAAACTATACTGCTGGTGAAACACGTGGAGGTGTTGATCGAAGTGATGTGAAACCCCTTCAGATTATTCAGCCTGAAGGTCCAAGCTTTCGTGTTAATGGACATTATGTTGAATGGCAGAAG TGGAACTTTCGTATTGGTTTTACTCCTAGGGAGGGTTTAGTGATCCATTCTGTCGCATATGTGGACGGTAGTCGAGGTCGGAGGCCCGTTGCCCACAGATTAAGTTTTGTTGAGATGGTGGTCCCTTATGGAGATCCAAATGATCCACATTACAGAAAAAATGCATTTGATGCAGGGGAAGATGGGCTGGGTAGAAATGCACATTCTCTTAAGAAG GGGTGCGATTGTTTGGGTTACATCAAGTACTTTGATGCACACTTTACAAATTTCACTGGAGGTGttgaaacaattgaaaattgtgTATGTTTGCATGAAGAGGACCATGGTATCTTATGGAAGCATCAAGACTGGAGAACAGGTTTAGCAGAAGTTCGCAGGTCTAGAAGGCTAACAGTGTCATTTATATGTACTGTGGCAAACTATGAGTATGGGTTTTTCTGGCATTTTTATCAG GATGGGAAAGTTGAAGCTGAGGTTAAACTTACTGGAATTCTCAGCTTAGGGGCACTTCAACCTGGGGAAGTAAGGAAATATGGCACAACTATTGCACCCGGGTTATATGCCCCTGTTCATCAACATTTTTTTGTGGCCCGCATGGATATGGCAGTTGATTGTAAGCCTGGGGAAGCATTTAATCAG GTTGTTGAGGTGAATGTTAAAGTTGAAGAAGCAGGAAAGAATAATGTTCATAATAATGCATTCTACGCCGAAGAGGAACTACTAAGATCAGAATTGCAAGCTATGCGTGATTGTAATCCTTTAACTGCTCGCCACTGGATT ATAAGAAACACAAGAAATGTCAACCGAACTGGGCAGTTAACTGGATATAAACTAGTACCTGGTTCAAACTGTTTACCATTAGCTGGTTCTGAGGCCAAATTTCTGAGAAGAGCAGCTTTCTTGAAGCATAATCTTTGGGTCACTCCTTATGCACATGATGAAATGTATCCTGGGGGAGAGTTTCCTAATCAAAATCCACGAGTTGGGGAAGGATTGGCTACTTGGGTTAAGCAAAATCGATCACTGGAAGAAACTGATATAGTTCTATG GTATGTATTTGGAGTGACTCACATTCCTCGACTGGAGGACTGGCCTGTAATGCCAGTGGATCGCATTGGTTTTATGCTCATG CCACATGGGTTCTTCAATTGCTCACCTGCAGTAGATGTTCCTCCCAGTGCTAGCGATTTGGATATCAAAGACAGCAATGGAATAAGTGAGAAGCCTATCCAGAATGCTCTGCTCGCCAAGCTCTGA